The Manis javanica isolate MJ-LG chromosome 13, MJ_LKY, whole genome shotgun sequence region TTCATCCTTATGCAGCAGTCCCTACCCTGTTGTTAAGTGTAAAAATCAATGCATTAATAGGATGCTTTTAGCACTTCtctaatttcatatttaaaagcaACCACTTTTattattgcctatgtttccttATCCATCTAAAATGGATTTCTTTTAGGTGACTATAGGTCTTCTAAATAAACTGCAAAAAGGTGTAACAAGAACACATATAACCACCAAGCACATCTTGTCTTCACATCTacaaataaaacagcaaaagaaggaagaacaggacACTGAATAAGGAGGCCTCGATAACAGCTCTAGTTCTAATCAATGGCATCTGACACTGGGCACTTCAACATCTCTAAATTATCGTTTTCCATatgcttatgacttttttttaataaatcggtaatgccttttttttaatgttctgcaAGTTTAGTTAAGAATGTTCAAATGTCCTATCACATGGCCTTCCCCATGAGGCCTTTCCTGGCcacattctttaaaaatcatcACCATATCACTAACACCCTTTCTCCTTGACACTTACGACCATCTAAAACACtatatgctttatttatttttcatacttaTTGTCTGCCTCCTCCACAAGATTACTGACTaatatatctattttgttcattacaGTATCTCCAGAAGTCTAGAACAGTCTTGGCACACAGAATGTACTCAATGAGTATTTattgggtgaatgaatgagtgaatgaatgaatgaaaagacaatccaGAAAGGTTGGCAAGTTGAGGACCTGTTTAATTCCAAAAGGTTATTAACATAAGAAAGTAAATTGGAAAATCTTTTCAAGAAGTTTCCACAAACTAATCAAATAAATTGAGTAAAATAAACCAATGTCCATACTTTGTTTTAACTTTTCCTAAATATAAATTTGATAATTAACGCAAAATCATTACACTTGATTAGAATATTTGTTCTGCCATTCAATAAACCTGACGTATAAAGCACATAGTACAGACGCTCCTGTTGGCACTCAGACCTCTTTTACTTTTAACAGTGCTGAAACTTAAAAATTTGACTTATCATTCAAATGATCTATTAGCACAATAAactcttttctgtatttatacAAAAGTTCTCAAATTCATTATAAGGACTTAGAGTCTACCAGTTTACTTATATTAGCTAGTTTGATTTCACTGAAAACACAGCAGGACCCTGAGGTCAGTTAAGTAACTTGGTTTATCATTCTCATTGGTTTGTCATTCTCATATTGAACATCTGTCACTCAAGACATATATCGGAGTCCCATACAGGACAGATGAGATTCCATTCAGTTTATACagcaatttttaatataaatattaactacTATACAGTCCAGCCCTTCCTGAGGCTCCTCGCCACCCACACACAGCGGGAGCCAGGGCAATGTGAGGGAGAGACTGGACCTTGCGATGCGGCCTGTGGTCCCAGCTCTCCAGGGGATTTGGGCTGTAATACACCAGATTACACTAGGAAGTCCGAATTTCCACAAAGTTCAGTTTCAGTATCATGTCTAAGGAATAATTAATAAACAGATTAAGACAAAACATATCCTTTTTAGGCAATAAAGATTTTAGAAAAGTTTCCAGAGAGGGACTCTGTAGACGTCTGTTAGCTGCTTACTAGATGCAGGAATGTCCCCTTGCACATGGGCAGTACTTCCACAAAGAACCAGGTAGGCCCATTTCAGGAAACAACCCAAACCTTCTGGGAAGATACCATTAGTACTCAGGCGACAGCTTAGAAAAGATGACCTGCCTTTCAAACACTGCATCACGACACAGGACCGGGCAGGGAACCATCGTCACCACCAGCGTCTTGCTCTCCTCTTCCCAATTTCTGACACCCTGAAAACTCTCCATTTGGGGTCCAAGACAGATAATTGAGTACTGAGTCCCATTTCCATCCTCAGTAAGTTGTGTTCTAGGATGtgagaaaagggaaagtgtcAAGTAAGTGATAGAACCTAACAATTAAGATAAAACATCCAAAGAGGTTAAGAGTCCAAAAATTGGTACTTTGATTAGGACTGATAAATAATCCATCACTCACATACAAGTCCCCTGTTCAATACCAGGTATAACATTTTGCAGGAGAAGCCAACAGAGAAGTATTAGTACCCCTAATAAGGCATCTAAACTAtactaaagaaaattacagattcaTGGAGTCCCCAAATACAGTTTGGAATAATAAGGGCCTTCTAAAAGATACTAGATGGCCATCAAAGAAAAGCCATATGGCAGAAAAAGAGATCTCAGTGTTCCTGAGGACAACAAAATTGACATTTCCTTCTAAAATGTAGCCTGATATAGTGAAGAAAAGTCCAAACCTGGAGAAATCTGCTAGGAACTCTAGAAAAAGCTTATTAGGCAACAGATCCGGAGCTGACTCGGTAATGACATTCAAACTTCAAATCACTACAAGAGAGTAAGGACGTAAAAGGAATTCTGGACAatctaggaagaaagaagaaagataataAGACAGACCTGGGAAGAGTAACAGGCAAACAAAATCACCTCGGCTGTCAAGTTCCCCCACACTGCATGCTGTACGGGAAGAGGCCAGTGTTCTCAGAGCAGGCCTAGGTCACAAATACACCTGGAACACCATTCCATCCAATCTAAACAGGGTCACCGGCAGCAAGGTGTGAGGCAGCATCCTGGAATGACTCACAGAAGTGGTAGACTTGGAGAGTATGTCAGAGACACTAATTTTAACCCTGTCTTCTTAGTGGGCCTGGAGAAGCCTTCAAAGTGAATGAAAATGTTATATCAACTGGTAAGGGCAAGattcttcatattttaatattaccTTCAAGTCTATTTGGATAGCTTTtggtttagggtttttttttactaCGCAGAAAGTCAAAGCAGCCTCTAGAACAGAACCTCTCAATAAGTGGCAATAAAGAAATTAACTAAAGACAAAATTATATctacaaaaaatattaattcaaggTACTAAGTGAAAACTAAGACTTGGAAAGGTattcttcctagaaaaaaaagatattttctctaaaaaattTTCATCTGACTTTCACATATTATTAGCTCCAGAAAACTCTAAGGCATTAATAAGTCTACTAAATATGAGTCTGCTTATGTATCAGGGATTAATTTGAATATGGGAGATTAGGTGTGTTTTGTAATCAATGCACTAAGATACTGAATCTATTGAGATGAAATGGGAAAAGTGTTTGAAAATCTCAAATATGTCTGTATTGATGacagtaaatgtttaaaaattttagatcAGAATCTGCAGCATGAAATAGAATGAAGATTAAGATACAAGAATATTCAGGGGATCTTGAATGAAACACCAGagtatttgtattttacttttatttagcaGTACTTACAaatgttttacataaaatattagcTATGTTTTCACACTGAAAGTTAGAATCATTTTCCTGATATCGCTAATTGCATTAGATGCCATAGCTTCTACCAAAAATATGCAGACTGGGTCCGATTAGAGAAAGCTGGTGTGCTCACAACTTGAATGAAATGGGGAGACAGAAATGGCTGGTGAGCACCTGAACTTGCAGGGTAGGGAATAAGCCATCGTGAATGCCTCCCTTCTAGAGTCTCGGTCTTCAAGGGTTTGAACTTTCCTGAGACCTGAATAATAATGAAAGTCTGTTTAATGAGGAGCTTTGGATATTGGGCCCCCTGGGATGCCTGGGATGCAGAGACTTCAAATAGTGTGTCTGTAACCACCTCACCCAACAGCCCTTCCCAGTCAAGAAGCAACAGCCGAGCCACCTCTTTGACAAACACGTTTCAGGTTTCCTTCCCATGAAAGTGACAAGACCCAGAAATGAAATCCCTCCTTTTCAGTGTTTCCTGTCGATGTACCTGGTCAACACAATGGAAAACCTGTTCATTTCCTGGATGTCTTCCCTGACTCCCAATTCCACACCCTCATGTCTGAAATCAATGTGTCAATAGCCTCTGGAACTCCCTCTGGAGTTCTAGAAGAGGATCCTTCTTTGCCTCtctcttccagctcctggtggctcTAGACATtgcttggcttgtggccacatcactccacTTTCTGCTAAAGGTCCAAGAatttgtcttcacatggccttctcctgtgtgtctgtctcttctcctctcctgtcTCTTAAAAGAACACCTGTCATTGGATTTAGAACctacctagataatccaggatgatctcatcttgagacccttaattatatctgcaaaaaccctttttccaaataaggtcacagtcaCAGGTTGGGGAATGGGGAGCACCATTCAACCCAATACAACAGAATAAAGGGTTAGAACAGTTCTCAACTGCCCTCTGGGGACACTTAGtaacatctggagacatttttaattaTCATAACTCAGGGAAGGGGTGCCACTGGCATCGAATGGGTTAAGGCCAGGGTTGCCACTAAATGTCCTATAATGCAAAAGACAGCCCCTACATGACCTGGCTCAAAATGTCAAGGATGATGTATTTTGGAAGTGCTGGGATAAATGAAAGCCCTGGTAAAGTTGGAATTGGCTCTGCAGCCCAGCACATGTCACTGGCTGTTCAAATCAGCTCCTCTGAGGCTCCGTGATGGGGGCCATCTCCCTCACCTAATTGGCGGGATTCCTAGGACACCTCACTTGCCTTTTCTCTTGTTTCCTGGGGAACAAGGAATGGTTACTTGTCTTCATGCCATTGGGCTGTAGCAGGTCTTTATGTATTGTAAACACATGTCCTTTGTTGAGGTATGTCTTGCAAAAATTTCCTCGAAGTCCATGTGtggcttgacttttttttttctcaacaacATGACTCAtgagggaaatggaaatgaaatgtaGGTGGAAAACATAGACAATGCAcatgagaatggctaaaattaaaaacttgaatgagAGAAGACATGAACGTAGTATCAGAGTCCAGGGTATTGCATGGAGAGGGGTAGCATGGTGGGATCCATACACAGCCAGCTGCGTACCCGGCCGGCTGCACAAGGCAGTGGGCACTCGGCAACAGCATCAGCTAACAGGTTCCCAGCAGGAAGGGCCAGCACTGGTACTCACAGCACAGAATGAAGAAGgactggcaggggcagggccaggacagGCTGACTCCTGGGAGCTGTAGGCTCACCTGTTCACTGAACCGAAACCTCAGTAAGGTGCAACTTGTGCCTGTGTTTTTCTCCTAAGTTTATGAAAGTGGTAAGAAGTGTAGCAGCAGCAAGGGGAACAGCCTGGAATGCAGAGTGGAGGCCCTGGGCTTGCAAGCACTGCCCGCTCGGCTCCTGAGGCCTCTGTGGAGGGAGTGGGGCAGCAGGTCTGGACATAAAGGCCTCTGTGggtcccctcttctcatttccccaaCTTGTTTATGTGCtagaagtgggggaggggctcttgaGAAAATTCGGCATGCGAGTATTAAATGCAAGGCTGTCGGCTCCAGGCAGTTGCAAGAATACAGTCCCTTGCTGATTCTAACAGCAACATTTGCAGAATTTGAACAAGTAAGACAGTCCACTGGAAATCTGCACCGCAGATGGCAGTTCCTGTCAGCCAGCACTGATATTCCAAGAAACGCTTAGGGCTGTGTTTTTCAACTTGTGGCTATCTTCAGGTAATAAAGTCAGAAACTCTCCCTCAAGGCATTTCATGACCTGTTTTGGGACTGCTGTTAAGGGAATGTAACAgtaagaaatgaatttgtaatagaagaaaaggggaatCAAATCTTTGTTAAAAACTGAACACTAACATTCACTGGAAAGTGAACTCAAGTAGCCCCAGAAACTTTGTAACCACTaatggggtaggggtggggggggggcagtTTCTAACTGTTCTCCAGGTTTTCTGAGTCTGAGGGTCAGAGTTAAAGCTGAAAGCTGATTTTGTTCAACCCCAAGCATCCAGTCCCCGGGgactgaggaggagcagaaaagaaaaacaaaaagctagtGAATCGGTGCAGGAATGTCTGCCTGGACCCTTGCAAACTGCAacttcatgtgtctgcaccccagcctctctcctaccaTTTCCCCTGGAAAAGCCCTGACCGCTTGTTCTTcaaggcaggagcctgccactccctcacttgctagcaagtcaataaacgattctttcctttcctcaaaaccttgtcattgtgttttgtggTTTGACCTTAGGGACGATGACCAGGTTTGGTATCAGgagcagcaccccccaccccgaCCAAGTGCCCGCAGTGCCGTTCCTTCAGTGTCAGAACCACCACAGGGCCGAGCTGTCGGGGACGCAGACctcccggcttcctccttgcgagccacaggggactgtgctGGCGAGGAATTCACGCTGTGTGGCAGGTCAAGtacaagcctctagaactccctctaaagtatacattgaaagcaGTAATGCCTTTCAGGAGAGGTTACAGAAACCAGTGTCACCACCAAGGATTTGAAAGAAGTAGGGATGTTGATTTCCACAtacccttattgaagtcactcaCTTGGCCTACTCAGAAAACTgatgaatcttggagatgacatgaCGGTCACCGTAATCGGAGCGTCTCAAATTGCAGTTCCTGCTGCACATGGGGATTCATCACTTgatccccaagcacccagtgtgtaactattggtcaggaaaatgctctttgttctcttcctgtgagtaaagaccagcagggcagttAGCTTTCAGCCGGCAAGGGGAGAAAACTTTCTCAGAGGTCTATCAGACCTCCAGACTTAGGTTGTCATTTAGACAGAAGGAAGCTTCATCTCCTCTTCCTTCCAGAAgccgtcacactggcccatcccattgatggtACGAGGCTGATTGGACCCAGTGATCAGGAAGTACAGCTCATCCAGGCATATTGATAGCGCAGTCAcgtgtcagaaggtgggaaataaatccaacaaaaattcagggacCTTTCATCTTAGAGAAGTTACTAGAAGTCTATCTTGTGGGGATGCCAAGCTATCCCTTCTAAGGTGAAGAATAAGATGCTGTatctgcaccccccaccccaatacacacacacacacacacacacacacacacacacgagcacaGCGGCCTGGTGGACCACCtcggatttcagaggcagcacaGGCTTCATTTCCGGTGTGCTACTCTGACCCATTCACTCATTGGTCTGAAGAGCACCTAGTTcgagagcagcctggacctttggaaggtggatgccagtagatgaCACCACCTGGATGTCCTCTCATTGCTGGCCCTTCCAGGTGCACATCTGAAAATGACCTAGAAGGGGagtgacttgcctaagatcacaagGCCCAGCCCCGGCCTGACTTGCGTGGTGTTCCACGCTCCATGCCAAGCCTGGTTGGCATTCTTCCATCTGAGTCTGTGTGTCAGACACATGTGCCATGAGCCCCCAGGAGTGGGAGGTGTCATCCATATATCCCTGAGGACGTtcctagggaggaatgtctggcatgaccctgtctgtgcaggttgggacattgggcagctcctgggaggtacCGTGACTTCAGCAAGACAGGTAACTGGTGAGAAAAAGCGGCCTGAGTCCTCAACtcgtctcctcagagctgggacacTAGTGACATTGCCAAAGAGCGAGGGGAAGACTGGTGGAGATCTGTGTAGTCGtgcatggcaagggccaggagggtgggcagtcagcagcccagaggggcatgtgggcgtgtctgaatgcagggaggggaccaggaaatggacccttgaagaagtgatgtcactgatgaCACGCCCAGAATTGTGACCCGGACAGAACCCAGATCCTGGCCGCAGACCCCAGTCCagctcacttgaccggaggcgctcgatagagcaacatgcggtcttgttgtgcggagccttctgaaggcgtgggagtcagggaagccgagaGAGAGTGTCGTCTTGCTGCCTGTGGGCGTTGGCTCAGAGACCACCTCCAACGCCTCTGTCcgtgtctcccgaggagccccAAGGTAAGACAGGGCagcccagagtgggccactccaGGGCCAGACCACAAGTGTGGCCCATCCCAGGCTGACCTTTCCCCCGGCCCcttgtgtgtgtgcggtgggcGTGGGGCATGGGTGGCACTgcaggctggggagcaggggggcagtcagtgtcacagctctggtctcatcattcaggatgtggaggtgagtgttgggaccaggtacttccacccacatgttagtcCTATGCCcggggggtgtcctctccttccctgaggGACGGATGTCTACGCAGATGGCCCTGTGTGTCTGATCTCTGGTCAAGTTTGGGGCCCAAACTgccccctgcggggaggtccacACAGCCTCGGGTGCCTCCTCCCCAGCTACCAGGTGCcggctttgcagagctccaccctggggagcgtggaggagctggaggatggattcacctactccatctccctgcacctggggcaggctgtctacaccccAAGACCCCGTTCCACACCTGGCAACCTGTCAGGGCCCTCCCAGGGTTCTCCACGAGAGTGGCCGACAGTCCCACTCCAGGGGGCCTGGAACCTCGTTCCCAGGGACACCCTGTGCCTCTCCTTGTTTGCATCCCAGGGGGCGGGGGGCTCTCGGGTGAGCTGcaaacctccctcgtcctggtggGTCCTGGGTTTCCTACTGACTAtatccctgctgcccccctcagcgTGAACCTGAACCAACTGTccatgggactgaggtccccacGTGCAGGGCTCCCCGGACAGgagtgaggaggaaggggagaaagcacTCGGTAGGAGTGGAACCAGCTCCAAACACCAGCCGGAGTGCTTCCGAGGCCACCCTCCCTCCAGAGGACACCAACCAGCTGGCAGCTGTGAAGGAGAAGCAGAGACAGTTCTGGGCAAGAAGGCTGTCTTCAGGGACAACCCTCAGCCGGAACATTTCCTGGTCCCTACACCCTGCAAGGGATGCTGACCAGCCGGCCACGGGCCAGCTGCTCCCCTGGtgagcacccaccccctcctcggcacagtcgagcctctgcccacagcccgccGTGTGTCTTGCgtgtccccacatgtgtctgagcagcagcgtgctcctctgacaggcagggtggctggcgATTAGCCTGTCAGGGTGCCCATGGGGAACACGGGAGGCGCCTTAGTGGGGctcccctggctcctggcagtGTATAGAGGACTGccggccaagctgggccacttcGAGGCTTACTTCTCTGTACCCGATGAAAGCCTTTGGTCTCATCCgtcagtggcctggagcctggctcatttggaaaagcacatggaaagcagccTTTGGAACAGAGGCTCATGATTCCCTGTGGCTGGACCGGGTCCTTGTCCTCACTGTGGCCACACGAGggacctctgggggcagcagaggggtacctAGGAAGGTTCTGGCAGGACTTCCTTAAGCAACAATAGGTACGCAGTGCCCACTTTGTGCAGACCCTTTGGGGACACAGCATAACTGAGTGAAGGACACAGACACAATACTGGGACCCCATCCCGGGTGGACTTGGGCAGTCACTTCAGGCATCATCCGCAGGTCACGGCCAGGGAGTGTCGCAAGTGATGCCCTCACGGCCTCTTCAAGCAACAGGGGGCATGACGAGGGGCCAGAGGAGGAACTGAAAATGTGAGCATTCACTGAGTCCAGAGGGGCGCTGCCCATCTCACagaatggggggaggaggagtttggggcttggggcagagggagcccagcagagcccagcagagcccagcagagcccagcagagcccagcaggtcactcatcttcGGATTCCCATGGGCAGGCTGAGGACTGGGGACTTCCTCttcgggaggatgggagaggatggggtcccaggacagatacgcagggtcaggaagggggaggggcaggtgcctggacaggcaggggagtgcacagcggccaggcccacacaagggtggaccaggaggccagtgtggccgGAAAAACCAGGCTTTTCACTCTGCCACCCCCCggccttcccccaaccccaggaTGGGATGGGCTAGGcgccttgcctgggagcccgagcatgtGCCCAGTGTCATCGATGCCAGCCAGCCTTCATCCACCCTGGagggccaagtcctccaccacttggtccaggaggagcatcTGGGacccacggtggcagagctggaaggtgaggggctgtggCCAGGGGACTGTCTAGGGTGGGCCTCCCGGattggggttcccttcaaggcagtgagggctctTCTGTCCTTGTAAGGTGtggggaatcagccccggggtgaccctttctctgtgtcctgctccagaaccacggcagatgcagctggccccagagacacagggagggccGTCTTCGTGGCTAGAGCCCGTCCAGGAACTCCCtaagacccctgtgctggagctacggccggtgtcacctgcttcagcccctgcagagccgGAGGACATCCCAGCAGAGGCCTCAGCTCCGAGGCAAGGCCCggagctggagccccaggagcccTCAGTCATGGGGCCCAGAGCAACTGCCGTAATGGTACCAGGCCTTGCAGAGCCAGAGCCATGTCCAGACCCCAtgagcccctgggacatcccaggagtggtctcagCCCCGGTGCcaggccccgagctggagccccaggagcccTCAGGCATGGGGCCCGGAGCAACTGCCATAATGGTACCAGACCTTGCAGAGCCAGAGCCATGTCCAGACCCCAtgagcccctgggacatcccaggagtggtctcagCCCCGGTGCcaggccccgagctggagccccaggagcccTCAGGCATGGGGTCTGGAGCAATTGCCATAATGGCACCAGGCCTTGCAGAGCCAGAGCCATGTCCAGACCTCAtgagcccctgggacatcccaggagtggtctcagCCCCGGTGCcaggccccgagctggagccccaggagcccTCAGGCATGGGGTCTGGAGCAATTGCCATAATGGCACCAGGCCTTGCAGAGCCAGAGCCATGTCCAGACCTCAtgagcccctgggacatcccaggagtggtctcagCCCCGGTGCCAGGCCCCGAGCTAGAGCCCCATGAGCCCTCGGGCCCGGGTCCCGTGGCATCTGCAGGAATGGCACCGggcctggcagagccagaggcGGACCCGGAGCCCACCAGCACCTGTGTCGCGATCACCCGGGACGTGCCAAGGACGGAGGAGCAGACCATCCTGCAGTTCCCCGCCCacctggtggccgagcagctgaccctgatgtgtgcGGTGAGTGGAGTGGGCTCTCGGGGTCGCGGGTGGGCCTgccctgtgtcacgggctgccccagacctgccgTCTCCTGgcgtggactcctgtgatctgggcccacgtcccagcttccccacggactcaccATGTGTCCTGAgagactctcctcacccccaagccaTCCCTGACCATGGCACTTAGGgatccttgcagaccaatgaggaggagcggagggaaggtgggcagggcctggccgggctgggaggggcagggcaggggaggggtgctcagggaggtgctgccagggccttaggtcctcgggccattggcctggcaggcctCCAAAGCCtccgcacttcagaggcccctgctaTGGACCTGATggcgtgggagacacagacaccaacaaaggccctgggtggaggTGTTTCGGGGGAAACTGCACCTGAATAGAGAGTGGGATCCCcggggtggcagaatgggaggcagatgccccaggacgGGCAGGtgtgagctgccttgtgctgcagggGGGAGGTGAGTGAGGGTGCCTGTGAGCAAAGCCCCTccgttccccaccactgtggggtcctgtgcatccGGTCCTGGGTGCCTCAGTGGATGCGGTCTGAAGCCTGGACAGCCACAACGCTCACAGCacgtccccagctgcctgggccccaGCTCTGACTGGTGACCCTGCCTGGGAATAtgggcaccaggggcacagctggatgacACCCCTTGTCATAACCAGGAGCTGTACAGCAGGATTGCATACGGTGAATTCAAGGCCTACTTAGTGAGCCAGCCACTGATGGAAGGCACTGAGCTCCTGGGCCCCAACGTGCAAATGGTCATCAGGCAATTCGATGCCATGGTTAGCttggtcatctcctcctgcctcgggaCCGTGACCATgacagcccaggacagggcccaagtgatggagttctggatccaggtggccgAGGTGTGTCATGGGATGGCCCCCAGAATCCCTCCTTTGCCATCTCTCAGGATGGTCGTCTGTGGTCTACCCTGCATGGTCCCTGAGCCCCTCATGCCAGGGGCATAAGGACATGGACTCGCAGGCCCCAGGGGTGGGACAGCCATGCCTGGCCTCTTCCTTGGGTTGagctacagtcctccacccaggagggctgcccagcaggtaccaggtgtgttgggctcc contains the following coding sequences:
- the LOC140845767 gene encoding uncharacterized protein is translated as MRSCCAEPSEGVGVREAERECRLAACGRWLRDHLQRLCPCLPRSPKREPEPTVHGTEVPTCRAPRTGVRRKGRKHSVGVEPAPNTSRSASEATLPPEDTNQLAAVKEKQRQFWARRLSSGTTLSRNISWSLHPARDADQPATGQLLPWSRPGSVASDALTASSSNRGHDEGPEEELKMMGWARRLAWEPEHVPSVIDASQPSSTLEGQVLHHLVQEEHLGPTVAELEEPRQMQLAPETQGGPSSWLEPVQELPKTPVLELRPVSPASAPAEPEDIPAEASAPRQGPELEPQEPSSQSHVQTP
- the LOC140845546 gene encoding uncharacterized protein isoform X1; this encodes MVPDLAEPEPCPDPMSPWDIPGVVSAPVPGPELEPQEPSGMGSGAIAIMAPGLAEPEPCPDLMSPWDIPGVVSAPVPGPELEPQEPSGMGSGAIAIMAPGLAEPEPCPDLMSPWDIPGVVSAPVPGPELEPHEPSGPGPVASAGMAPGLAEPEADPEPTSTCVAITRDVPRTEEQTILQFPAHLVAEQLTLMCAELYSRIAYGEFKAYLVSQPLMEGTELLGPNVQMVIRQFDAMVSLVISSCLGTVTMTAQDRAQVMEFWIQVAEECLALKNFAALRAILLALQSRPIGRLESTWGHVSWKSYWTYKKLTKRDKEANREWLLKEARAIVKQQLCALTGCQYTKKQVRGAWHGSRAVGATLYLLLVPPALSCRHWGDQEEGESSWVQGEGGGQVQGPQVLGLGKSQPWEGLKVELRVKGVEGGSIGWSKGAGGCGFRGGSVGAPEAGGDSSPPYPGPTGHGPIPWIVSA
- the LOC140845546 gene encoding ral-GDS-related protein-like isoform X2, whose amino-acid sequence is MVPDLAEPEPCPDPMSPWDIPGVVSAPVPGPELEPQEPSGMGSGAIAIMAPGLAEPEPCPDLMSPWDIPGVVSAPVPGPELEPQEPSGMGSGAIAIMAPGLAEPEPCPDLMSPWDIPGVVSAPVPGPELEPHEPSGPGPVASAGMAPGLAEPEADPEPTSTCVAITRDVPRTEEQTILQFPAHLVAEQLTLMCAELYSRIAYGEFKAYLVSQPLMEGTELLGPNVQMVIRQFDAMVSLVISSCLGTVTMTAQDRAQVMEFWIQVAEECLALKNFAALRAILLALQSRPIGRLESTWGHVSWKSYWTYKKLTKRDKEANREWLLKEARAIVKQQLCALTGCQYTKKQVPQGMVPFLGLFLRDMPVDQLQENNDGDGMRQRQLSAQSQKVTVILHEMTIYQHVARLYDLEPEEHVMSFLQAVEPLDEEESYSLSCQLEPPGQGASRKGLLQFFRSHKI